The genomic stretch GAAAGTCGCTTTATTTTTCCTACATTTATGCCACTATATAATTGGAATTAAGCAAATTTTACgtgtcttttttccatttattatcTGAGTCAATCTTTggttgcatctttttttttaatttgcatcttTTGTCGGAAGGTAAACAGTAATTCGTACATTGATATGATAATTTGAGCTGAATCTGGCCTGCCAGATTCTTGCCTGAGTTCTAATTTCAAGGGTTCTAGAAAACATTATGCAAACTTTCAAGGGATAGAAGCAATTAAGCAGTCCTAACCAGCTGCAACATCTATAAACCATTAACAATTACCAGTATGTCAAGATATGCACAAAGGTAAATGAAGTGGTATTCACGGGTTAATGAGATATAATTGCTGATTAATCAGACTTGGGAGCTCTTTAATAGGAAAAGACTCATGTCTACTCCAGGAAACATGCCCAgcttagaaaagaatctactatTGCAACCATTCATATTAACATAATTTCTTACTACATTCAAAATCTTATTAGTCCATTAATCCATTAGTAAGTATACCTACAAATACTCCTCAAAGGAGACTCTCTTTACTGCAAATGgaaactacagaaaaccacagagatcAAAAATGGTGGAGATCTCAGTACCAAGAGCTAACATATCCTGCATCTATGAGTCTAAGAACTTCCTAACCATTTCTAAGAAAATGGTGCTAAGGGATTGTTAGAACCAGAATTATGGATAAGGTTGCTGTAAGACAATCTCTTCTAGAAATGGTTGCAGAAACAAGAGCATAATAAAGGTAAAATCAATGGACATGTTAACATGGGAAGAGGGAAATTTCCTAGGGTTCTAGTCttaggcaaaaagaaaaagaagaacacagttaaatattttctactGGTAGAAGGAAAACTAGGTTTTCCTAGTGATTAGCCCCTTTTTGGTTGTTAATTGTAGTGTGGTCAGTTTTACaatcacatatatacaaataaataaaaacacagcatgctgtatttatatataattgtgCATTTGTACACATTTGTATTTGCTTGTAGGCatgtacatgtgaatgtgtgtctgtaaaacaacaataataaaagaaaaagtctcaATCAATATACTAAGAGTGAAGTGCTTCATAGAGATTCAAAGGAGAATAATGGgataaaacagaaaggagaaaagggagggcagaaatggatttaatattatttcaattatattatttaaatgaatacaattgacaaataaaattttaggGCAGATAGGGACAATGGGGAAACTTGAGATATTGGAGATATTGTTGATATGTGTTTAAACCTCAGTTTGAAAGATATTCCAAAGCTAAAATGAGAACTGTTATGTGATCCACATAAACTGCTATTCATCCAAACCAATTGAAGTCAACATGTCATAGAGATGTTTTCAAATCAATTTCATCTATAATCATTTTCATATTAAGGATTGTACCTTTATAGTTAATGAGACATATTCAATACAATTTGGAAGTTAGCTTCCACTTATGTTTTAAAAGCTACTTATGGTTGTTGTTAAGATTCCaagcttaggggctggagagatggctcagagggtaagagcattgcctgttcttccaaaggtcctgagttcacaaccatctgtaatgaggtctggtgccctcttctggcctgcaggcatacacacagacagttgtatacataataaataaataaataaataaataaataaataaataaataaatttcaagctTAATACCTAGAGAAAATTGAGTATAATAAGTTGTGATATACTTGCAAATACTCAGGATTTCATTATGATATCACgaatattaaaaatttcattttccatatATAAAACTCCATATTAAACagtaaaatactaaaatatctCATCTTCCATCACCATAATCAAAATATCCTAAGtgaataaacatattttcatatttatatataatatagattaaAAGATACTATGGTTAACAAATACGTATAGGCAGTATGTAgatgctcttgttttgtttgttggttttcaatgctataataaaaaaatgaaagcaatagcaaaatcaaaaaccaaagacAACTGCTATGAAAACCTAGCACACTACCACTGAGCAATTTTACACATAATATTTACATAATCTCTTGTTTAAaaaactttaagaactttaattaCAACCATTTATGAAAATATGATGTGAACAACAATTTGAATATAATAGAAATTTATAGATGAGGATggatttaaaagtatattttataacataaacCATTTTATGATAGtccaaaagatttttaaaagtatatttattgaTATTATCATTGTTCAAGTCTCATTTAAGCCACGTTTCTGGTATCACAGCTGGAATCTTTGTCTTCTGACTTTTATAATCCCCTTCTACTCTTTTGTCACGTTTCCTGAGTGTTATATGCAAGAGATGAACTGAGGATGTATAATTTGGTGCTAGGCTTTTCATAACCCGTTGTTTTTGACATtatattcagttttgttttttctttaacagcctggtgtgggaggttcttctgtctatgtgtttctgtgtgaatatttcagggctaagtggtgGAGAACCAACAAGCATCCTCCTCCAACAATAGCCTTCATttgcaataaagaaaatgatacttAATGAGGCTATCTGGCctgaaataatatatacataaacaacACTGAAAGACTGAGAAAGTCAtcttaatatatttgtttatatctaTATAACTATAATCtgtcatttatgtatttatgtatctttATATGTATCTACTTATACATCATCTATCATTtaaatatctatgtatctataatCAACTATCTAATTGCATaccaataataatcaaagaaaaagagtccATCATTTTGGAAAGAGATGGTATAGGTAACATGGAATGGACAGGAGGAAGGAGCATGGGAGAGTTTAAAAAGAGGGGCAGGAaatggaaaatgatgtaattatattttaattaaatacattaaatttaaaaagtagattacATTATAACATAAACACTGTGGACATGTAAAAGGAAACTAAACACTTGGAATATTTTTGATAAGTGTTGAGGAAGCTGTTCATTCACTTGTATATAACTCTGTGGCTCTTCATTTTAAGTAAAACTCTTCTCAGAGCTGCAATCACATCCTTGTTCCTAAGGCTGTATATCAGGGGGTTGAACATGGGAGTCACAGTTGTGTAGACGAGAGAGAGTAACTCATCAGTTCCTGCAGAATTAGTGGATTTTGGCCTAAAGTAGTTAATGGTTCCtgatccaaaaaacaaaacaactaccaCCAAATGGGAAGAACACGTGGAGAAGGCTTTTGCCTGTCCTGTGGCTGTTGGCAACTTCACAATGGTGGCAATGATTTTGCTATAAGATCCAAGTATCATCATAAAAGGGAAGGCAACAAACATCATAAACACTACATAGACAGCCGTCTTACACATTGAAGTATCCCCACAGGCCAGCTTGAGAACTGGTGGAATATCACAAAAGAAGTGGTCTATTCTATTAGAATAACAGAAACGTAGAGAGAATATTCCACAAGTTTGTCCTATCTGAATTGGGATGCCACCAAGCCAAGAGCCAATGGCCATCTGAGTACACTTTGTTGGGTTCATGACCAGCGGATAGTGCAGAGGattgcagatggccacatagcggtcataggacaTCACAGCCAGTAGGAAACACTCAGTAGCTGCCAGAATTGTGAAGAAAAACATTTGGACGGCACAGGccagaaaacaaatttttctaTCTTGAGTCCAAAGATTGTACAGAATCCTAGGAAGAGTGACAGATACACAACAGATTTCCAGAAATGAAAAATTggccagaaaaaaatacatgggcTTTTGTAGTGCAGGATcaattctggctatgacaattaTTAAGCTATTTCCTATTATGATAATCATGTACATTATGGAGAATATCCAAAACAGAAATCCTTGTAGGTTGGGAAGCTCAGAAAAtcccagaaagagaaactgtGTCACTGTAGTGGAATTATCCTCTggcttgttttctgtgtcttccaTCTGCGGGGATAATTCAAGTAAAAGTGAAATTATTTCCTCGTGattgtctactttttttttttttatttttgagacagggtttctctgcgtttctttggagcctatcttaaaatagctcttctagaccagtctggcctcaaattcacagagttctGTACAATGAAAATAGTATAATACTCAAACTCTTAAATGTGCTCATTAggatatttcttttcctttttaatatccTGGCAAGATGTCAATGTATGttctagttaataataataaggtACGCCATTATTACTCAGTAGCAGAACTCCAAATTGATCCTCCTTTATGCAACAATTCTATTccttccatttatatttttcttcttgcctaatattttatttttatatgtgtaagtTTCACACTTAATGTTTTACAGTTTAATAAAGAttcattttgctattttaaattattgttttacatatgttttatgtttttcgtTTTGTCCACACCCTCCAGATCCTTTCCACATCCCTACTCTCcaactctttgttctttctctctgttgctctttctctccaaacaatgaaaatcaaaccaaacaaacaaaaaaagacaataattttcaagcaaaacaaaagaccatcaaaactaaaactaaaaaaacaaaaaaccaaaaaaaaaccccacaaagtttATGCTGTCTCTTCCAAGTTCTCCTGAGCAAGATGTGCTCTTTGTACACCCAGAGACACTTTATTAGAGAACACATGTTTTCcatttcccagcaggtatcaattgcaaatagatTTTAGGTTAGGAGTGGGAAATCATGTTCTCTTCtgcttctaagtgctgagattttatCTCGTGTGAACCTCAGCTGCtctaaatattctttaaagatttttaaaagaatttaggcaagaatatatttattatctaaaactgattttctcaaacATTCTTAACTTCTTTATTCCCGTGCAAAACCTTTTATTGTTAAATAATTATTAACAAACTACTATGCAAAGTGAGGTGCTACTAATATGTAATGCTAtgcttatctttaattttaaagtcCATTAAAATTGACATTCAACACTTTAATtcagattttaagaaaatttaaggtgGATAATCTAATTTTCAGGATCTTCTTGTATAGATTAATTCAGGAGGTAGAAATATTGTCACTGACATTGATGGCCAAAGGGAGAGCTAAGAAGGGTGTGTGCTTCTACACTCTGAAAGTAGAGATGTTGCAGAAAGGTTATCTACTGCACTTTCCTTTGAGCTGTTCCCAAATCTTTGAAATCTTCACTATTGTCCTTAATATTTTGCTCTCCTTCGTTTCATTCTGTCTTCTGCATTGTATTAGTCCAAGAGTTCACTCAAGCACTTATTATTAAGTTCTTATTTATCATAATCATCTCATTTTTGTCACCAGGCAAATATTATAATTTCATCTGGTATCATATATACATGATAttccatatttatatatatattccataatttATATTCAGTCATATATTCAGTAGATTATTTAATTGGAATAGCTCTTATTTCATCTACTCTTACAGAAATAGCTCACAACATACATTTTAAGGATTCGTTGAGTAATTTCTAAATGAATCATTATTAACTCAAAAAGAAAGGTGAAATTCACAGCAAATAGAAGGCAGACCACCAGTTATATTCAAAGACTTACGTGTGTGTGGTTTTCCAAGATGTCAGTTCTAAAGCATATGTATAAGCTAGAAAGCTTGTGTTAAATATGAAAAACTAACCTAATAATTTTCTGAGTATAGGaatgtaaaattataatttatttaatattctacaaTTTCATATTGAATATTAACTAAAAGCAATTATTAAAAGATGAGAATGCATTTACTGAATATTTAAGGAACAGAAACAAGTAGAAAGTACTCACATCTTGAAGGTGTGACTTACATTCGCAAACGTACAACACAGAAGTTTCCATTTTTCTacactaaataataaaattcaagtgAAGATTTATTCAACCACCTAATTGAACATATACCTGATTGTAGAATACAATGTTAAAAAATTTCATCCATTTCGTTAAGGACTAGAAAGTAttgtgatttctgagtttgttcaGACAATCATTTTCCTCAAAAACTGCTTCCATCAGACAATGCCACATATAAAATATCACCTTGTTCTTCCCACAGTGTGCCCCTTCTTACAGTTTTCGCCTCTCATTGCTCTTTAAGTAATAGAACACATCTCTACGTTGGACTCAACAAAGTTGTGaagatattcaaaagaaaaaaatagccagaTGAACAAACCCACTTCCTCAACATctctagaattttatttcttgctttattaAATTTCTCTGATATTTCGCTTGGTTTTAGGTGAGGAAGTCTCACTTTTACACCTTAAAAGAACAAGTAATCTTACTCACCTTTATGagttttaacatttaaaactacaaaaaagaaaaagttaatgcAATTGTATGATTCAAGATGTTCTTAAattctcatatttttaatttgtttgttgttCTGCTCTAACTCAGGGATTCATGCATGTCAAACAACACTCTAACCTGACCTCTTTCCTTAGTATAAACGTTGCATAAATGTCGTCAAATGTACCGTAACATGTCTGCTATTATGTTTCtaacaatttgaaaatatttttggataCCATTAGAAGTGAGAAATTACagtaggaaggagaaaatcagTAGGCACCTCAGGTAGGTTTGGGCATATTGGATTCATGTACCTTACCTTAATTTAACTCGCATCTTTTTGAAACACTGATTTCTGCTAATGTACCTATTGCTGTGATATTAACAGGAACACTTAAAATCAATTAGCATACACCCAacacttttaattttatgaaaaagtgtatgaataaaattgaagatgggaaataaaaaagttcaCCTCTTTAAAGCCCAATGgaaatatgttaatttttctAGATTAATTCATCATGAACAGTTAGGAACATTTTGGGTAAGAGT from Microtus ochrogaster isolate Prairie Vole_2 linkage group LG9, MicOch1.0, whole genome shotgun sequence encodes the following:
- the LOC101999088 gene encoding olfactory receptor 10AG1-like produces the protein MEDTENKPEDNSTTVTQFLFLGFSELPNLQGFLFWIFSIMYMIIIIGNSLIIVIARIDPALQKPMYFFLANFSFLEICCVSVTLPRILYNLWTQDRKICFLACAVQMFFFTILAATECFLLAVMSYDRYVAICNPLHYPLVMNPTKCTQMAIGSWLGGIPIQIGQTCGIFSLRFCYSNRIDHFFCDIPPVLKLACGDTSMCKTAVYVVFMMFVAFPFMMILGSYSKIIATIVKLPTATGQAKAFSTCSSHLVVVVLFFGSGTINYFRPKSTNSAGTDELLSLVYTTVTPMFNPLIYSLRNKDVIAALRRVLLKMKSHRVIYK